The following nucleotide sequence is from candidate division TA06 bacterium.
ACGCTTGCGTGCCAAAACAGCCACTATTAATAGCTACTACAGCGTGCAGGCACGTGGAGGCCCAATATAAAAGCGTAAGCGGATGGCACTTGAATAAGGTATACAGGTATGCCTAAGCGAATTTACAGGATTATTTTAAGACCATCTTGTAAAATCATGTTATTACTCGGAGCATATATTAGTGGACATTCCCGATTCTATCAATCCAATATTATTTGCGTATTTCGGGTATTTTGATGAAAAAAAGTCTACTATTGGTTCGGCTTACTTCGGCAAGCTCAGTACAAGTCACTCACCACAAGTATCCGCTCTGAGTAGTAATTCTGTCTATCCGGTAAAGGATGGAATATTTTTAATATTACCCCAAAATCCGGCCGTTTGCAAGCGGAGAGTCAATAAATATCCGCTTATTTCTTCTGTTCTTTGGACCAGCTGTCCTTTAATCCCACGGTGCGGTTGAAGACCAGTTTGTCTTTGGTGGAATTCCTTGAATCCACGCAAAAATACCCCTGGCGTAGGAACTGGTATTTTTCTCCGGGCTTAGCCTCCTTCAACCCCGGCTCCAGTTTGCAGTCCTTGAGCACGGTCAGCGAGTTGAGATTGACCGGGCTTTCAGGCGTAGGGGCGGGGTCGCTGAACAGCTGCTGGTACAAACGCACTTCGCCGGATACCGCATGGGCGGCGCTGACCCAGTGCAGGGTGCTTTTCACCTTGCGGCCGTCGGGGGAGTCGCCGCCCTTGGTCTGGGGGTCGTAGCTGCAGCGCAGTTCCACCATGTTCCCGGCGCCGTCCTTCACTGCTTCCCGGCAGGTGATGTAGTAGGCGTGTTTCAACCTGACCTCCTGGCCGGGGGAAAGCCGGAAAAAGCCCTTGGGCGGGTTATCGGAAAAATCCTCCTGCTCGATGTACAGCTCACGGCCGAAGGGAACCTGGCGCTTGCCGGCCGCGGGGTCTTCCGGATTGTTGTCGCATTCAATCATTTCACTTTGGCCCGCCGGATAATTCTCGATGACCACCTTGAGGGGTTTCAGCGCCGCCATCACCCGGGGCGCAGTTCTGTTCAGCTCCTCGCGGATGTAGTGCTCCAGCAGGGCGTAGTCCACCAGGCTGTCGCGCTTGGCCACCCCGATTCGCTCGCAGAAATTCTTGATGGCTTGCGGGGTATAGCCGCGCCGGCGCAATCCGGCGATGGTCGGCAGCCGGGGGTCGTCAAAGCCGTCCACCAGACCCTGCTTGACCAGTTCCACCAGCTTGCGCTTGCTCATCACGGTGTGGTTCATGTTCAGCCGGGCGAATTCTATCTGGCGGGGATGGTAGATCCCCAGCTGGTCCAAAAACCAGTCGTAGAGCGGGCGATGGTCCTCATACTCCAGCGAACAGAGCGAATGGGTGATGCCCTCGATGGAATCCTCCAGGCAATGGGCCCAGTCGTACATGGGATAGATTTGCCATTTGTCGCCCTGGCGGTGATGCTCCTTATTCAATATCCGGTACATCACCGGGTCGCGCATGTTCAAATTCGGGTGGGCCATGTCTATCTTGGCCCTCAATGTCCTGGACCCGTCGGGGAACTCGCCCTGGCGCATTCTTTGGAACAGGTCCAGGTTCTCCTCCACGCTGCGGTCCCGGCCGGGGCTGTTCTTGCCGGGCCCGGAAAGAGTGCCGCGGTGCCAGGTCACTTCTTCGGCGCTCAAGTCGCAGACATAGGCCTTGCCTTTTTTGATCAGATCCACGGCCCACTGGTACATCTGCTCGAAATAGTCCGAGGCAAAGAACAACCGGTCGCCGAAGTCGGCCCCGATCCATTTGACGTCTTCTATTATGGCGTCCACGAACTCCTGTTCCTCCTTGGCCGGGTTGGTGTCGTCGAAGCGCAGGTTGAACAGGCCGCCGAATTCTTGGGCGATGCCGTAGTCTATCCAGATGGCCTTGGCGTGGCCGATGTGGAGGTAGGCGTTGGGCTCCGGGGGAAAGCGGGTGTGGACCCTGGCGAAGCGGCCGCTTTTCAGGTCCTCGGCCACGGCCTCCCGGATGAAGTTGGTGGCGGCCGCGCCTTCGATGGGGGTCTTGGTGTTTTCTGTGTTATTCATATGCGTTCTTTTCTGCCACAAAGGCACTAAGCCTGCCCTGAGCCGAGTCAAAGGGACACAAACACGATTTACAATTCACGATTTGGCTTGGTGCTTGGTGTCTTGGCGGTTAATTTTTGATTTAAGATAATTTTTCTATTCCAATATTTATCCGTTTAAGCGTTTCCTCTTTTCCCAGTATCTCCGCCAGCTCGGTGGCCCCGCCGGGAGGAACCTTGCGGCCGGAGAGGGCTAGGCGCAAAGGGGGTCATTTCATCAAGGCGGTCATCCGGGTTGGGAGCAGTTTCTTAAGCCCGGGGCGGGTCTCAACCAGCCGCATGATGTCGGCCAGGTCTTTCTGCCGCTTGCTGGGACGGCGGGTCACATCGGCGTAAGCCCACAGCTTACCCTGAAGCACATCCTCAATCCGGGCTACTTTCATGGCATAGCCCAGCACCCGGCGGCTTGCGGCCCGGGCCAGAAAGGGCTGGTACCGGCTGCCGGTCTGCAGTTGGATGCGGAGCTGGGAGCCGGGCGGGGAGAGGTTTACGCTGTGCTCAAAGCGTTGGACCTTAAGCCTCCGGAGGCGGGCCGCCGCTACCAGCGAATCAATCTTGTCTGCCGCCACGATCAGGTCAAGGTCCAGGCTGACCACGGGCTCGGCATAGGCGTTGACCGCCAGTCCGCCCACCACGCAATACCGGGCGTCAGTCTGCTTAAGCAGGGCCAGCAGCATGCCGACTACGTCGACGCCGGCGCCGGCTATCAATTGATAGAATTTTTTATGGGTCATGGGTCAATCTCCAACAAGCAGCTAGGGGCGGGGCGTTTCCAGTTTATCCAGGCCGGTATTGATCCGCGCCAAGGTCTCCTTCTTTCCCAGTATCTCCGCCAGCTCGGTGGCGCCGCCCGGGGTGACCTCGCGGCCGGAGAGGGCTATGCGCAGCGGTGTGAGAAAAGTATTGGCCTTGAGGCCCCGGGACTCGATCACCAGGTACAGCGCCTGTTTGATGGTCTCATGATCCCAGCTTCCCAGCTTCTCTAACTCTGCCTGGCAGGTTTTCAGGTATTCCAGCGAATTGACCAGGTCGGTCTTGGCTTTCTTATTCATAAACAGGCTCTGGTCGTAAGCTGGCAGGGCGTCGATGAAGTCCACCCGGGCCGGGATACCGGACAGCACCACGGTGCGCTGCTGCATCAGCCCGGCCAGCTTGTGCAGGTCCACTCCCGGCCGCTTGACGGCCTGCTTAAGCCAGGGAAGGGCCGCTTCATAAAATGCTTCGGGAGATATTTTTCTGATATACTCGCCGTTCATCCATTTCAGTTTCTCGACGTCAAAAATAGCCGGCGACTTGGACAGCCCGGAAATATTGAAGGCCTGTTCCATCTCTTGCAAACTGAAGAACTCGCGATCGTCTTTTGAATTCCAGCCCAGCAGCAGGATGTAGTTCAGGATGGCGT
It contains:
- a CDS encoding glutamine--tRNA ligase/YqeY domain fusion protein translates to MNNTENTKTPIEGAAATNFIREAVAEDLKSGRFARVHTRFPPEPNAYLHIGHAKAIWIDYGIAQEFGGLFNLRFDDTNPAKEEQEFVDAIIEDVKWIGADFGDRLFFASDYFEQMYQWAVDLIKKGKAYVCDLSAEEVTWHRGTLSGPGKNSPGRDRSVEENLDLFQRMRQGEFPDGSRTLRAKIDMAHPNLNMRDPVMYRILNKEHHRQGDKWQIYPMYDWAHCLEDSIEGITHSLCSLEYEDHRPLYDWFLDQLGIYHPRQIEFARLNMNHTVMSKRKLVELVKQGLVDGFDDPRLPTIAGLRRRGYTPQAIKNFCERIGVAKRDSLVDYALLEHYIREELNRTAPRVMAALKPLKVVIENYPAGQSEMIECDNNPEDPAAGKRQVPFGRELYIEQEDFSDNPPKGFFRLSPGQEVRLKHAYYITCREAVKDGAGNMVELRCSYDPQTKGGDSPDGRKVKSTLHWVSAAHAVSGEVRLYQQLFSDPAPTPESPVNLNSLTVLKDCKLEPGLKEAKPGEKYQFLRQGYFCVDSRNSTKDKLVFNRTVGLKDSWSKEQKK